A genomic segment from Glycine soja cultivar W05 chromosome 20, ASM419377v2, whole genome shotgun sequence encodes:
- the LOC114401373 gene encoding fruit protein pKIWI502-like — MSILRRLHLNLRTTTRRRRLATASAALRQDTTVWTPAPLSEVEHAAESLFHIAIDVSDAPDHAASHTLAGQYLQLRLPDALKPSFLAIASPPKLAAARGVFEFLVKSVAGSTAEALCALKRGDVVELSQVMGNGFNIDRIHPPKNFGTVLVFATGSGISPIRSLIESGFDAAKRSDVRLYYGARNLQRMAYQDRFKDWESSGVKIVPVLSQPDESWTGESGYVQAAFSREKQISDPLATGAVLCGQKQMTEEVTSILVAAGVSADKILKNF, encoded by the exons ATGTCCATCCTACGCCGCCTCCACCTAAACCTTCGCACCACCACCCGCCGCCGCCGCCTTGCCACCGCTTCCGCCGCACTACGCCAGGACACCACCGTCTGGACCCCGGCCCCTCTCTCCGAGGTCGAGCACGCCGCCGAGTCCCTCTTCCACATCGCCATCGACGTCTCCGACGCGCCCGATCACGCCGCGTCCCACACACTCGCCGGGCAGTACCTCCAGCTCCGCCTCCCCGACGCGCTCAAGCCCTCGTTTCTGGCCATCGCGTCGCCGCCGAAGCTCGCCGCGGCGCGTGGAGTGTTCGAGTTTCTGGTGAAGAGCGTGGCGGGGTCCACCGCGGAAGCGCTGTGCGCGTTGAAGAGAGGGGATGTGGTTGAACTCAGCCAAGTCATGGGAAACGGATTCAACATCGATCGGATCCACCCTCCGAAGAATTTTGGAACCGTTCTCGTCTTCGCCACTGGATCTGGAATTAG TCCAATTCGGTCGCTTATTGAGTCAGGATTTGATGCTGCGAAGAGGTCTGATGTGAGACTATATTATGGGGCCAGGAACCTTCAGAGAATGGCTTATCAG GATAGGTTTAAAGATTGGGAATCTTCCGGTGTGAAGATTGTGCCTGTATTGTCTCAACCAGATGAGAGTTGGACTGGGGAAAGTGGCTATGTTCAG GCTGCATTTTCAAGAGAGAAGCAAATATCTGACCCACTGGCAACTGGTGCTGTACTTTGTGGACAGAAACAGATGACCGAG GAAGTGACATCAATTCTTGTTGCTGCTGGAGTATCCGCTGATAAGATATTGAAGAACTTCTGA